One window from the genome of Nicotiana sylvestris chromosome 9, ASM39365v2, whole genome shotgun sequence encodes:
- the LOC104222274 gene encoding protein AUXIN SIGNALING F-BOX 2-like gives MCLCQCMMNYFPEEVLEHVFNFLTSHRDRNAVSLVCNSWYRVERFSREKVFVGNCYAVSPERVIARFPRLRSLTLKGKPHFADFNLVPHDWGGYVDPWIEAMAASGVNLEELRLKRMVVSDESLELLSRSFPNFKSLILVSCEGFSTDGLAAIASNCRFLRELDLQENEVEDRRGQWLSCFSDNCTTLVSLNFACLKGEVNLAALERLVARCPNLRSLRLNHTVPLDALQRILIKAPHLVDLGTGSFISDPVSETYNKLKNALKRCTSIRSLSGFLEIAPRCLPAIYPICLNLSSLNLSYAPGIYSAELIKLIRFCGKLERLWILDTIGDKGLGVVASTCKELQELRVFPSDLHGFGHAAVTEEGLVAISAGCPKLNSLLYFCQQMTNAALITVAKNCPNFIRFRLCTLNPTVPDAVTMQPLDEGFGAIVQSCKGLKRLSVSGLLTDQVFLYIGMYAEQLEMLSIAFAGDSDKGMLYVLNGCKKMKKLEIRDSPFGNVALLADVGKYETMRSLWMSSCQVTLGACKAVAQKMPRLNVEIISENDQIDTCSDDRQKVEKIYLYRTLVGPRKDSPDFVRTL, from the exons ATGTGTTTGTGTCAGTGTATGATGAATTACTTCCCAGAGGAAGTGTTGGAGCATGTCTTCAATTTCTTGACTTCCCACAGGGACCGAAATGCGGTCTCTTTGGTCTGTAATTCTTGGTATAGAGTTGAGAGGTTCAGTAGAGAGAAGGTGTTTGTAGGGAATTGTTACGCGGTAAGCCCCGAGAGAGTGATTGCTAGGTTTCCGAGGCTTAGGTCGCTTACCTTGAAAGGGAAACCCCATTTTGCGGATTTCAATTTGGTCCCTCATGATTGGGGAGGTTATGTTGACCCTTGGATTGAGGCGATGGCTGCGAGTGGTGTGAACTTGGAGGAGCTTCGTTTGAAGAGGATGGTGGTTTCGGATGAGAGCCTTGAACTACTCTCGCGATCCTTTCCTAATTTCAAGTCTTTGATTTTGGTTAGCTGTGAAGGTTTCTCCACTGATGGTCTTGCTGCTATTGCTTCCAATTGCAG GTTTTTAAGGGAGTTGGACTTGCAGGAAAACGAAGTCGAAGATCGCAGAGGACAGTGGCTTAGTTGTTTTTCAGACAACTGCACTACTCTTGTCTCTTTGAATTTTGCTTGCCTCAAAGGAGAAGTTAACTTGGCAGCTCTTGAGAGGCTAGTGGCTAGATGTCCAAACCTAAGAAGTCTGAGATTAAATCATACTGTGCCTCTTGATGCTCTTCAAAGGATTTTAATTAAAGCTCCTCACTTAGTGGACTTGGGGACAGGGAGTTTTATCAGTGATCCAGTTTCTGAGACTTACAACAAACTAAAGAATGCTCTGAAGAGGTGTACTTCTATTAGGAGCTTGTCGGGGTTCTTGGAGATTGCTCCTCGCTGCCTGCCTGCTATTTATCCAATTTGCCTGAATTTGTCGTCCCTGAACTTGAGCTATGCACCTGGAATCTACAGTGCTGAACTTATAAAGCTGATTCGTTTCTGCGGAAAACTAGAGCGCCTATGG ATTCTGGATACTATTGGAGATAAAGGGCTAGGTGTTGTGGCTTCTACTTGTAAAGAATTGCAGGAATTAAGGGTCTTCCCATCTGACCTTCATGGATTTGGCCATGCTGCTGTAACTGAAGAGGGCTTGGTTGCAATATCAGCCGGTTGTCCAAAGCTCAACTCATTGTTGTATTTCTGCCAGCAGATGACTAATGCTGCACTTATAACTGTTGCCAAAAACTGCCCAAACTTTATTCGTTTCAGATTGTGCACTCTTAACCCAACTGTGCCAGATGCAGTTACCATGCAGCCACTAGACGAAGGTTTTGGGGCAATTGTACAGTCGTGCAAAGGCCTCAAGCGGCTGTCAGTCTCTGGTCTTCTAACTGATCAGGTTTTCCTTTACATAGGAATGTATGCTGAGCAGCTTGAGATGCTCTCCATAGCCTTTGCTGGAGATAGTGACAAGGGGATGCTATATGTGTTGAACGGGTGCAAGAAAATGAAAAAGCTTGAGATCAGGGATAGCCCTTTTGGTAATGTGGCACTTCTGGCGGACGTGGGGAAGTATGAGACAATGCGATCCCTTTGGATGTCGTCCTGCCAAGTGACTCTTGGAGCATGCAAGGCTGTTGCTCAGAAGATGCCGAGGCTCAATGTGGAGATCATCAGCGAGAACGATCAGATAGACACTTGCTCTGATGACAGGCAAAAGGTCGAGAAGATTTACTTGTATCGAACATTGGTTGGTCCCAGGAAGGACTCCCCAGATTTCGTCCGGACGTTGTAG
- the LOC104222272 gene encoding uncharacterized protein — translation MILIAVVLALLSTIASSEGPFIVAHKKATLTRLKSGAERLSVSIDIYNQGSATAYDLNLNDDSWSQNVFDIVAGNTSMSWERLDAGTVLSHSFELEAKTKTVFYGAPAVIKFRIPTKAALQEAYSTPILPLDILADRPPEKKFDRAKSLLAKYGSLISVVSIVVMFVYLVATPSKSNVAKGNKKKR, via the exons ATGATCCTCATAGCTGTAGTTTTAGCTCTATTATCGACGATCGCCAGCTCGGAGGGACCATTCATCGTAGCACACAAGAAGGCCACTCTTACCCGCCTCAAATCTGGTGCCGAACGACTCTCTGTCTCCATTGACATCTATAATCAAGGATCTGC GACGGCATATGATTTAAACCTTAATGATGATAGCTGGTCTCAAAATGTGTTTGACATTGTCGCTGGCAACACATCCATGTCATGGGAAAGGCTGGATGC AGGAACTGTTCTCTCGCATTCCTTTGAGTTGGAGGCTAAGACCAAAACAGTGTTTTATGGTGCACCAGCAGTTATAAAATTCCGCATCCCCACAAAGGCTGCTCTGCAG GAGGCATACTCAACTCCAATCCTTCCTCTTGACATACTAGCTGATAGACCTCCTGAAAAAAAATTTGATCGG GCTAAG aGTTTATTGGCAAAATATGGATCCTTGATATCTGTGGTCTCAATTGTGGTTATGTTTGTATACCTGGTGGCAACCCCATCAAAATCCAATGTTGCAAAGGGAAACAAAAAGAAACGTTGA
- the LOC104222271 gene encoding cation/H(+) antiporter 15-like: MGSHVMEPDDIATYAEIFKAGGENHSSICMSIGKIQSKGSIFSHHANPLDYSVPLLLAQLSLASLFVLLTSTLLKPLGQPTNVIQIFGGIALGPSFVGRIGGFIELFYPYRSLVLIDAVALFGYMFYFFLIGVQIDPWILKRVEKKAFIIGVSTVAAAIVLSITTSFILLSIEINVEPLVSDSLPVVATMSSVLGFPVIAHYLTELRMVNSDFGRMAMSCSLVSNMFGFLIITITSLSSQPSVEKFIILQNITAGIGFTMVIFFGVRPLIIWGTRRNPPGEPLKQGFICLIFIGVLLSGFCSKALGLHIFYGPLIYGLAIPAGPPLGSALMEKLQFIVSWLFMPIYFVKTGLVTDIFSVKLRNYLLLQSVILVACLGKFLGALISSICNQVSLRDAISIGLVANVQGVLELGMFKMMKQNEAIADEAFVVLCINLFIATAIVTPILKSLYDPHKRYAAHKNRNIQHMKVYSELRVLACIHDQENVPATINLLEALHPSNQSRMDIAMLHLIELVGRAHPLLINHKLPMMKHINEASASKRIINAFKVFEQNFRETVAMHPFTAISPYVMMHDEVCNMALERRASLIMIPFHKRFSSSRKTVSKVGIKIMNEKILQTAPCSVAVVVDRSLVNTSRPILDAWSSYRVAVLFLGGPDDREALALGERMAGKRNISLTIVRLLLKQEEGGKIATTDYDTIQKTLDNEMVSEARSGMAGNYRVKYVEKMIRDGTGTAAVMRSMEDEYELIIVGRRHDTQSPLLLGLSDWVEESELGPVGDMFALADSESISTILVVQQHTD, encoded by the exons ATGGGTTCGCACGTAATGGAGCCGGATGACATAGCGACGTATGCTGAAATATTTAAAGCTGGTGGAGAAAATCATTCCTCCATTTGCATGTCAATCGGCAAGATTCAATCCAAAGGTTCAATCTTTTCCCATCATGCAAACCCATTAGATTACTCAGTTCCTCTCCTTCTGGCTCAGCTTTCCCTGGCCTCCCTTTTCGTTCTTTTGACTTCTACCCTCCTCAAACCCCTTGGCCAACCTACCAATGTCATCCAAATATTT GGTGGTATAGCACTAGGTCCGTCGTTTGTCGGACGGATTGGTGGATTCATAGAGCTTTTTTATCCTTACAGAAGTCTGGTACTCATCGATGCGGTTGCTCTATTTGGCTATATGTTCTACTTCTTCTTGATTGGAGTACAAATAGATCCTTGGATTCTGAAGAGAGTTGAAAAGAAGGCATTCATCATTGGTGTATCAACTGTAGCGGCTGCCATTGTACTAAGTATCACCACCTCTTTCATTCTGCTCAGCATTGAAATAAATGTTGAGCCATTAGTGTCGGACTCACTCCCCGTAGTAGCAACCATGTCATCGGTGCTTGGCTTCCCAGTCATCGCCCACTATCTCACCGAGCTTAGGATGGTCAATTCAGATTTTGGAAGGATGGCAATGTCTTGTTCCCTTGTCAGCAATATGTTTGGATTTTTAATCATAACTATCACCAGCCTGTCAAGTCAACCCTCAGTCGAGAAATTCATCATTCTCCAAAACATCACAGCTGGTATTGGCTTTACTATGGTTATATTTTTTGGTGTGAGACCCCTAATAATATGGGGCACGCGAAGAAATCCTCCTGGGGAGCCATTAAAGCAAGGTTTCATTTGTTTGATATTTATAGGCGTCTTGCTGTCTGGATTTTGCAGCAAGGCTCTAGGCCTACACATCTTCTACGGGCCACTAATTTATGGTCTAGCCATACCAGCTGGACCTCCCCTAGGTTCTGCCCTGATGGAGAAGCTTCAATTCATCGTTTCTTGGCTGTTTATGCCCATCTACTTCGTCAAAACTGGTTTGGTTACTGATATATTTTCTGTGAAACTCAGGAATTATTTGCTTCTGCAATCAGTTATTCTCGTTGCTTGTTTGGGAAAATTCCTTGGCGCACTTATCTCTTCAATTTGCAACCAAGTTTCACTCCGAGATGCAATCTCAATTGGCCTCGTAGCCAACGTCCAAGGTGTTCTGGAGCTAGGCATGTTTAAAATGATGAAGCAAAATGAG GCAATAGCAGATGAAGCTTTTGTTGTCTTGTGCATAAACCTGTTCATTGCAACTGCCATCGTTACTCCAATACTGAAATCCCTGTATGATCCACATAAAAGATATGCAGCACACAAAAATAGGAATATCCAGCATATGAAGGTGTACTCTGAACTTCGGGTGCTTGCATGTATACATGATCAAGAAAATGTCCCGGCTACAATAAACTTGCTGGAAGCACTTCACCCCTCAAACCAAAGCCGTATGGATATTGCCATGCTACATTTAATAGAGCTTGTTGGTCGTGCTCATCCGCTTCTCATAAACCACAAACTCCCAATGATGAAGCACATAAACGAGGCCTCAGCTTCGAAAAGAATCATCAATGCCTTCAAAGTGTTTGAGCAGAACTTCCGCGAGACAGTAGCCATGCATCCCTTTACGGCTATATCTCCTTATGTTATGATGCATGACGAAGTCTGCAATATGGCACTTGAAAGGAGGGCATCTCTCATAATGATTCCTTTCCACAAAAGGTTTAGTTCCAGCAGGAAGACAGTATCCAAGGTAGGTATTAAAATTATGAATGAAAAAATCCTGCAGACAGCACCTTGTTCCGTTGCAGTAGTTGTAGACCGGTCACTTGTCAACACCTCAAGGCCCATACTAGATGCTTGGTCTTCGTATCGTGTTGCTGTCCTTTTCTTGGGAGGACCAGATGATAGGGAAGCACTCGCCCTGGGAGAACGCATGGCTGGAAAAAGAAACATCAGCCTCACAATAGTCCGATTACTCCTTAAGCAAGAGGAAGGCGGTAAAATAGCAACGACTGATTATGACACAATACAGAAGACTCTGGATAATGAAATGGTAAGTGAAGCAAGGAGTGGTATGGCAGGAAATTATCGGGTCAAGTATGTAGAAAAGATGATCCGGGATGGAACAGGGACAGCTGCTGTTATGCGATCAATGGAGGATGAATACGAACTAATCATTGTTGGAAGACGACATGACACACAATCTCCATTACTACTTGGGCTTTCTGACTGGGTTGAAGAGTCTGAGTTAGGGCCAGTAGGAGACATGTTTGCTTTAGCAGATTCTGAAAGTATTTCCACAATATTAGTTGTGCAACAACACACCGATTGA
- the LOC104222269 gene encoding protein LAZY 1-like isoform X2: MKLLGWMHRKAKQNSNESAKNIILENSATSFSAGTLFEEQEYYGEANYSFTISKQPACKEVKSTETEMALEKLFHGFLSIGTLGSQTIKSDPPTPTFPMHLEHVIHGEVKLDIKENELKRINDELEKFVEAEVAHESSERSSHASIITLSGGKQLIEEVELPETYGNSVQFPLQKYLFGSSVELSETEVEGKKPKGELLIKRNNIAGEHHIGKDGKEKKQTKGRRAMHFMKKMLKNLHSKSKSSTDPSSGDVNEYVSRKRKLPQVLKMLKRKVHPAEGLTDKNKPLKDEIRKISCEAGKLGANGELNKMFSNTSVPTKILHASEVYPSDMEYDVSAVNREHWIKTDADYLVLEL; the protein is encoded by the exons ATGAAG TTACTAGGTTGGATGCACCGTAAAGCAAAGCAAAACAGCAATGAGTCCGCAAAGAATATCATACTAG AAAACTCTGCTACTTCCTTCTCAGCTGGCACATTATTTGAAGAACAAGAATACTATGGAGAAGCAAACTACAGCTTCACAATCTCAAAGCAACCTGCTTGCAAGGAAGTTAAAAGCACCGAAACAGAAATGGCTTTGGAAAAACTTTTTCATGGCTTTCTTTCAATTGGTACTCTTGGTTCTCAAACAATAAAAAGTGACCCTCCAACTCCTACATTTCCTATGCATCTTGAGCATGTAATTCATGGTGAAGTAAAGCTAGACATAAAAGAGAATGAATTGAAGCGTATAAATGATGAGCTAGAGAAGTTTGTAGAAGCTGAAGTTGCTCATGAATCATCAGAGAGAAGCAGCCATGCAAGCATTATTACACTCAGTGGCGGAAAACAATTAATTGAGGAGGTTGAATTACCAGAAACCTATGGTAATTCTGTTCAATTCCCACTCCAGAAATATCTATTTGGCTCTTCAGTTGAACTTTCAGAGACAGAAGTTGAGGGAAAGAAACCAAAAGGAGAGCTCCTTATTAAGAGGAACAACATAGCGGGAGAGCATCATATAGGAAAAGATGGAAAAGAGAAGAAACAAACCAAGGGAAGACGTGCAATGCATTTTATGAAGAAAATGCTGAAGAATCTCCACTCCAAGTCAAAGAGCTCTACAGATCCTTCTTCTGGAGATGTCAATGAATATGTCTCAAGAAAGAGGAAACTCCCTCAG GTCCTAAAAATGTTAAAAAGGAAAGTTCATCCAGCTGAGGGATTAACAGATAAGAACAAGCCACTAAAGGATGAGATCAGAAAGATTTCCTGCGAAGCTGGTAAACTGGGAGCAAATGGTGAACTGAACAAAATGTTTTCTAACACTTCTGTTCCCACTAAGATATtacatgcttcggaagtatatccAAGTGACATGGAATATGATGTGTCAGCAGTAAACAGGGAGCATTGGATTAAAACAGATGCTGACT ATTTGGTGCTGGAGCTCTAG
- the LOC104222269 gene encoding protein LAZY 1-like isoform X3: MLQLLGWMHRKAKQNSNESAKNIILAGTLFEEQEYYGEANYSFTISKQPACKEVKSTETEMALEKLFHGFLSIGTLGSQTIKSDPPTPTFPMHLEHVIHGEVKLDIKENELKRINDELEKFVEAEVAHESSERSSHASIITLSGGKQLIEEVELPETYGNSVQFPLQKYLFGSSVELSETEVEGKKPKGELLIKRNNIAGEHHIGKDGKEKKQTKGRRAMHFMKKMLKNLHSKSKSSTDPSSGDVNEYVSRKRKLPQVLKMLKRKVHPAEGLTDKNKPLKDEIRKISCEAGKLGANGELNKMFSNTSVPTKILHASEVYPSDMEYDVSAVNREHWIKTDADYLVLEL, encoded by the exons ATGTTGCAGTTACTAGGTTGGATGCACCGTAAAGCAAAGCAAAACAGCAATGAGTCCGCAAAGAATATCATACTAG CTGGCACATTATTTGAAGAACAAGAATACTATGGAGAAGCAAACTACAGCTTCACAATCTCAAAGCAACCTGCTTGCAAGGAAGTTAAAAGCACCGAAACAGAAATGGCTTTGGAAAAACTTTTTCATGGCTTTCTTTCAATTGGTACTCTTGGTTCTCAAACAATAAAAAGTGACCCTCCAACTCCTACATTTCCTATGCATCTTGAGCATGTAATTCATGGTGAAGTAAAGCTAGACATAAAAGAGAATGAATTGAAGCGTATAAATGATGAGCTAGAGAAGTTTGTAGAAGCTGAAGTTGCTCATGAATCATCAGAGAGAAGCAGCCATGCAAGCATTATTACACTCAGTGGCGGAAAACAATTAATTGAGGAGGTTGAATTACCAGAAACCTATGGTAATTCTGTTCAATTCCCACTCCAGAAATATCTATTTGGCTCTTCAGTTGAACTTTCAGAGACAGAAGTTGAGGGAAAGAAACCAAAAGGAGAGCTCCTTATTAAGAGGAACAACATAGCGGGAGAGCATCATATAGGAAAAGATGGAAAAGAGAAGAAACAAACCAAGGGAAGACGTGCAATGCATTTTATGAAGAAAATGCTGAAGAATCTCCACTCCAAGTCAAAGAGCTCTACAGATCCTTCTTCTGGAGATGTCAATGAATATGTCTCAAGAAAGAGGAAACTCCCTCAG GTCCTAAAAATGTTAAAAAGGAAAGTTCATCCAGCTGAGGGATTAACAGATAAGAACAAGCCACTAAAGGATGAGATCAGAAAGATTTCCTGCGAAGCTGGTAAACTGGGAGCAAATGGTGAACTGAACAAAATGTTTTCTAACACTTCTGTTCCCACTAAGATATtacatgcttcggaagtatatccAAGTGACATGGAATATGATGTGTCAGCAGTAAACAGGGAGCATTGGATTAAAACAGATGCTGACT ATTTGGTGCTGGAGCTCTAG
- the LOC104222269 gene encoding protein LAZY 1-like isoform X1 yields the protein MLQLLGWMHRKAKQNSNESAKNIILENSATSFSAGTLFEEQEYYGEANYSFTISKQPACKEVKSTETEMALEKLFHGFLSIGTLGSQTIKSDPPTPTFPMHLEHVIHGEVKLDIKENELKRINDELEKFVEAEVAHESSERSSHASIITLSGGKQLIEEVELPETYGNSVQFPLQKYLFGSSVELSETEVEGKKPKGELLIKRNNIAGEHHIGKDGKEKKQTKGRRAMHFMKKMLKNLHSKSKSSTDPSSGDVNEYVSRKRKLPQVLKMLKRKVHPAEGLTDKNKPLKDEIRKISCEAGKLGANGELNKMFSNTSVPTKILHASEVYPSDMEYDVSAVNREHWIKTDADYLVLEL from the exons ATGTTGCAGTTACTAGGTTGGATGCACCGTAAAGCAAAGCAAAACAGCAATGAGTCCGCAAAGAATATCATACTAG AAAACTCTGCTACTTCCTTCTCAGCTGGCACATTATTTGAAGAACAAGAATACTATGGAGAAGCAAACTACAGCTTCACAATCTCAAAGCAACCTGCTTGCAAGGAAGTTAAAAGCACCGAAACAGAAATGGCTTTGGAAAAACTTTTTCATGGCTTTCTTTCAATTGGTACTCTTGGTTCTCAAACAATAAAAAGTGACCCTCCAACTCCTACATTTCCTATGCATCTTGAGCATGTAATTCATGGTGAAGTAAAGCTAGACATAAAAGAGAATGAATTGAAGCGTATAAATGATGAGCTAGAGAAGTTTGTAGAAGCTGAAGTTGCTCATGAATCATCAGAGAGAAGCAGCCATGCAAGCATTATTACACTCAGTGGCGGAAAACAATTAATTGAGGAGGTTGAATTACCAGAAACCTATGGTAATTCTGTTCAATTCCCACTCCAGAAATATCTATTTGGCTCTTCAGTTGAACTTTCAGAGACAGAAGTTGAGGGAAAGAAACCAAAAGGAGAGCTCCTTATTAAGAGGAACAACATAGCGGGAGAGCATCATATAGGAAAAGATGGAAAAGAGAAGAAACAAACCAAGGGAAGACGTGCAATGCATTTTATGAAGAAAATGCTGAAGAATCTCCACTCCAAGTCAAAGAGCTCTACAGATCCTTCTTCTGGAGATGTCAATGAATATGTCTCAAGAAAGAGGAAACTCCCTCAG GTCCTAAAAATGTTAAAAAGGAAAGTTCATCCAGCTGAGGGATTAACAGATAAGAACAAGCCACTAAAGGATGAGATCAGAAAGATTTCCTGCGAAGCTGGTAAACTGGGAGCAAATGGTGAACTGAACAAAATGTTTTCTAACACTTCTGTTCCCACTAAGATATtacatgcttcggaagtatatccAAGTGACATGGAATATGATGTGTCAGCAGTAAACAGGGAGCATTGGATTAAAACAGATGCTGACT ATTTGGTGCTGGAGCTCTAG